In a genomic window of Nesterenkonia halotolerans:
- a CDS encoding ABC transporter permease, which yields MTDSGSQPGTSPAQTSKQEGPWAEAEGRLSRALRDLGQTSWLVTVLSVVVALVVGAVLILGANEQVQGSLSYFFAQPTDFLETSFQVLREAYSSLFRGAVFDWQAPSVERAFRPLTETMVYSVPLILAGLGIAIGFRSGMLNIGGQGQIILGATSAGFLGYALSLPVGLHVLLAVAGGIIGGAIWGGIAGVLKARTGANEVIVTIMLNNIAIYLLAWLLKQEWFKQTGSNQPLSSSVDDSAQLFSLLGPGFRLHAGFLIAILATVFVWWLLERSTIGFEFRAIGENPEAARTAGINVTKATALVLIVAGGLAGLGGAAHVLGTEYRVAGGIAGTLGFDAITVALLGRSKPLGTFLAGLLLGGLRAGGVLMQAQTGTPIDIVLVLQAVIVLMIAAPPLVRTIFFLPRADGRPRLKKNRRRAQGADAEDSAPRESALATADSGSAPTTTQEADK from the coding sequence GTGACCGATTCAGGGTCCCAGCCGGGGACTTCCCCTGCCCAGACGTCGAAGCAGGAGGGTCCGTGGGCCGAGGCCGAGGGACGGCTCTCACGTGCCCTTCGTGACCTGGGCCAGACCTCCTGGCTGGTGACGGTGCTCTCCGTCGTCGTTGCCCTGGTGGTCGGAGCCGTGCTGATCCTCGGCGCGAACGAGCAGGTCCAGGGGAGTCTGAGCTACTTCTTCGCTCAGCCCACCGACTTCCTCGAGACCTCCTTCCAGGTGCTTCGTGAGGCGTACTCATCGCTGTTCCGCGGCGCCGTCTTCGACTGGCAGGCACCCTCGGTGGAGCGAGCCTTCCGTCCGCTGACCGAGACGATGGTCTACTCCGTGCCGCTGATCCTGGCGGGCCTGGGCATCGCCATCGGCTTCCGCTCGGGGATGCTGAACATCGGCGGCCAGGGACAGATCATCCTCGGCGCGACCTCCGCCGGCTTCCTCGGCTACGCCCTCTCCCTTCCGGTCGGGCTCCATGTGCTCCTGGCAGTCGCCGGAGGCATCATCGGTGGTGCGATCTGGGGCGGCATCGCAGGCGTGCTCAAGGCGCGCACCGGGGCGAACGAGGTGATCGTGACGATCATGCTCAACAACATCGCCATCTACCTGCTGGCCTGGCTGCTGAAGCAGGAATGGTTCAAGCAGACGGGTTCCAATCAGCCCCTCTCGAGCTCGGTGGACGATTCGGCTCAGCTCTTCTCCCTCCTGGGCCCCGGTTTTCGGCTCCACGCGGGGTTCCTCATCGCGATCCTGGCCACCGTCTTCGTCTGGTGGCTGCTGGAGCGTTCCACCATCGGGTTCGAATTCCGTGCCATCGGGGAGAACCCTGAGGCGGCACGCACGGCCGGCATCAACGTCACCAAGGCCACAGCTCTGGTCCTGATCGTCGCCGGCGGGCTCGCCGGGCTCGGCGGGGCCGCTCATGTGCTGGGCACCGAATACCGAGTGGCCGGCGGAATCGCGGGCACTCTCGGCTTCGATGCGATCACGGTGGCCCTGCTCGGACGCTCCAAGCCGCTGGGGACCTTCCTGGCAGGCCTGCTGCTGGGAGGTCTGCGCGCCGGCGGCGTGCTGATGCAGGCCCAGACCGGCACCCCGATCGACATCGTCCTGGTGCTCCAGGCAGTGATCGTGCTGATGATCGCGGCCCCGCCGCTGGTGCGCACCATCTTCTTCCTGCCCCGCGCTGACGGGCGACCACGGTTGAAGAAGAACCGTCGCCGGGCACAGGGCGCCGACGCCGAGGACTCCGCCCCGCGCGAGTCCGCCCTCGCCACGGCCGATTCCGGCTCAGCTCCGACTACGACACAGGAGGCGGACAAGTGA
- a CDS encoding NAD-dependent epimerase/dehydratase family protein, producing MRIAVTGSTGKLGSVVARELRAAGHEVLGLDVAGVRGPGFVKLDLTDYGQVIDALGGVGDQHDGVDAVVHLAAVPAPGIRPDAATFHNNMTASFNVFWAAIRLGIERIVYASSETVLGLPFDTPPPYIPVDEEYPARPESTYSLVKHLEETMAIELVRWNPQLSITALRFSNVMNPEDYAEFPAFDADAMARKWNLWGYIDARDGAQAIERALQVAGPGFERYIIAAADTVMSRPNPELVAEVFPDVPLKGDLGTNETLLSIEKARRKLGYSPQHSWREA from the coding sequence ATGAGAATTGCAGTCACAGGATCAACAGGCAAGCTCGGCTCTGTCGTCGCCCGAGAACTCCGCGCGGCAGGACACGAGGTTCTCGGTCTCGACGTGGCGGGTGTCCGCGGACCGGGGTTCGTGAAGCTGGACCTGACCGACTACGGACAGGTGATCGATGCCCTCGGGGGAGTCGGTGATCAGCACGACGGCGTGGACGCCGTGGTGCACCTGGCAGCGGTGCCCGCCCCCGGGATCCGTCCGGATGCCGCCACCTTCCACAACAACATGACCGCGAGCTTCAACGTCTTCTGGGCTGCGATTCGGCTGGGCATCGAGCGCATCGTCTACGCCTCCAGCGAGACTGTGCTCGGCCTGCCCTTCGACACTCCCCCTCCCTATATTCCGGTCGACGAGGAGTATCCGGCACGCCCCGAGTCCACCTACTCGCTGGTGAAGCACCTCGAGGAGACCATGGCCATCGAGCTGGTCCGCTGGAACCCGCAGCTCTCGATCACCGCGCTGCGCTTCTCCAACGTCATGAACCCGGAAGACTATGCAGAGTTCCCAGCCTTCGACGCCGATGCGATGGCGCGCAAGTGGAACCTGTGGGGCTACATCGATGCCCGCGATGGTGCCCAGGCCATCGAGCGTGCGCTGCAGGTGGCAGGTCCCGGCTTCGAGCGCTACATCATCGCCGCCGCCGACACCGTCATGTCTCGCCCCAACCCAGAACTCGTCGCGGAGGTCTTCCCGGACGTGCCGCTGAAGGGTGACCTCGGCACGAACGAGACGCTGCTCTCCATCGAGAAGGCCCGGCGGAAACTCGGCTACTCACCGCAGCACTCCTGGCGCGAGGCCTGA
- a CDS encoding DUF4212 domain-containing protein, whose product MSDVAHEGNSGVPPEAEDISWRQRYWKKNLRLMLVLLAVWFTVSFGFGILLIEPLNNIVILGFPLGLWFAQQGSVYTFLILILVYALWMDKIDDEFGVAERNDEGGYK is encoded by the coding sequence ATGTCCGATGTGGCACATGAGGGAAACTCCGGCGTACCGCCTGAAGCGGAGGACATCAGCTGGCGGCAGCGCTATTGGAAGAAGAACCTGCGGCTGATGCTCGTGCTCCTGGCCGTCTGGTTCACGGTCTCGTTCGGTTTCGGCATCCTGCTGATCGAGCCGCTGAACAACATCGTGATCCTCGGCTTCCCGCTCGGGCTCTGGTTCGCGCAGCAGGGGTCCGTCTACACGTTCCTGATCCTGATCCTCGTCTACGCGCTGTGGATGGACAAGATCGATGATGAGTTCGGCGTGGCCGAGCGCAATGACGAGGGAGGCTACAAGTGA
- a CDS encoding ABC transporter permease, whose translation MSQTVETNAVTAQTSEDASTGVRPISWKYPITYAVLAVLALIFALTNPAGARTHFRFASAGDFFEIPIIELPSRPAGWVLAVVLLALAAFAFRQAARRARTGLWLPLLFGVLFVLAFLVWAGADRGAVIPLVTMLTGALALSVPLIFGAMCGLVGERSGVINIAIEAQLLAGAFLAAVAASVFTNAYMGLLFSPLAGAMVGAVLVFFSVRYQVNQIIVGVVLNVLVIGLTGFLFSTALSDNAALWNTRQQLPDLPIPLLSQIPVIGPVLFDQTILVYLMYILVAVLNVFLFRSRWGLRTRAVGEHPKAADTVGIKVNRMRVYNVILAGGIAGLGGSFFTIGQGLAFGKEMSAGAGFIALAAMILGRWNPIGAVLAALLFGFSTSLGNVLAAIGTPVPSEALLMLPYVITIFAVAGFVGRIRPPAANGTPYVK comes from the coding sequence GTGAGCCAGACCGTCGAGACCAACGCCGTCACGGCACAGACGTCCGAGGACGCTTCCACCGGAGTGCGCCCCATCTCCTGGAAGTACCCCATCACCTATGCGGTCCTCGCGGTGCTGGCGCTGATCTTCGCGCTGACCAATCCAGCGGGGGCTCGCACGCACTTCAGGTTCGCCTCAGCCGGGGACTTCTTCGAGATCCCGATCATCGAGCTGCCCTCCCGCCCCGCAGGATGGGTGCTGGCAGTGGTCCTGCTCGCCCTCGCTGCGTTCGCCTTCCGGCAGGCTGCCCGGCGAGCGCGCACCGGGCTCTGGCTGCCGCTTCTCTTCGGAGTCCTCTTCGTGCTCGCCTTCCTGGTCTGGGCAGGTGCGGACCGCGGCGCGGTCATCCCCCTGGTCACCATGCTCACCGGTGCTCTCGCGCTCTCGGTGCCGCTGATCTTCGGGGCCATGTGCGGACTCGTGGGTGAACGCTCCGGCGTCATCAACATCGCCATCGAAGCCCAGCTGCTGGCCGGCGCCTTCCTGGCCGCCGTCGCCGCCTCGGTCTTCACCAATGCCTACATGGGCCTGCTGTTCTCGCCGCTGGCAGGTGCCATGGTCGGTGCAGTGCTGGTCTTCTTCTCGGTGAGATACCAGGTCAACCAGATCATCGTCGGCGTGGTGCTCAACGTCCTCGTCATCGGTCTGACCGGGTTCTTGTTCTCCACTGCGCTCTCCGACAACGCCGCGCTGTGGAACACCCGCCAGCAGCTCCCCGACCTGCCGATTCCGCTGCTCTCGCAGATCCCAGTGATCGGTCCCGTGCTCTTCGACCAGACGATCCTGGTCTACCTGATGTACATCCTGGTCGCGGTGCTCAACGTCTTCCTCTTCCGTTCCCGCTGGGGACTGCGCACGCGCGCGGTGGGCGAGCACCCCAAGGCGGCAGACACGGTGGGCATCAAGGTCAACCGGATGCGCGTCTACAACGTCATCCTCGCCGGTGGCATCGCCGGACTCGGCGGTTCCTTCTTCACCATCGGCCAGGGCCTGGCCTTCGGCAAGGAGATGTCCGCTGGAGCGGGGTTCATCGCCCTCGCGGCCATGATCCTCGGCCGCTGGAATCCCATCGGGGCTGTGCTCGCCGCCCTGCTGTTCGGGTTCTCCACCTCGCTGGGCAATGTGCTGGCAGCCATCGGCACCCCGGTACCCTCCGAGGCGCTGCTGATGCTGCCCTACGTGATCACGATCTTCGCCGTGGCAGGATTCGTGGGACGGATCAGACCTCCAGCCGCGAACGGCACGCCCTATGTGAAGTAA
- a CDS encoding ABC transporter ATP-binding protein, giving the protein MKLELRGVTKRFGSFTANDRISLTVEPGEIHALLGENGAGKSTLMNTIYGLYAPDDGEIRLDDEPVSFNGPGDAVAAGIGMVHQHFMLIPVFTVTESVALGYEPTRAGGIMDMKQAREKVLEISGRFGFDVDPDARIEDLPVGAQQRVEIIKALSRDARVLILDEPTAVLTPQETDELISIMGQLRDSGTSIVFITHKLREVRAVADRITVIRRGAVVGETTPESTETELAGLMVGREVNLTTAKEPGVPGEVGFAVQGLTVLSPMDKVVVDNVDLEVRRGEILVIAGVDGNGQSELAQAILGIREPVAGRILLDDQDLAPLSVKQRLAAGLGFVPEDRSTDGVIGAFTVTENYVLDTYDTAPYAGGPGNVALRLPVMRKAAQTQAERFDVRMGSVDDPISTLSGGNQQKVVLAREMSRDLRLFVASQPTRGLDVGSIEFVHRTVIEERDKGTPCVIVSTELDEALNLADRIAVMYRGRIVGIVPATTSRDVLGLMMAGVPLEEAKQQAATHHTTLSEADEMAEAEENK; this is encoded by the coding sequence ATGAAGCTTGAGCTGAGAGGGGTCACTAAGCGGTTCGGCTCCTTCACCGCCAACGACCGGATATCGCTCACCGTCGAGCCGGGAGAGATCCACGCGCTCCTCGGCGAGAACGGGGCCGGCAAGTCAACCCTGATGAACACCATCTACGGGCTCTACGCCCCGGATGACGGTGAGATTCGGCTGGATGATGAGCCGGTCAGCTTCAACGGACCCGGAGACGCAGTGGCCGCCGGGATCGGCATGGTGCACCAGCACTTCATGCTGATCCCGGTGTTCACCGTCACCGAGTCCGTGGCGCTGGGCTACGAGCCCACCCGCGCCGGCGGCATCATGGATATGAAGCAGGCACGCGAGAAGGTGCTGGAGATCTCCGGGCGCTTCGGCTTCGACGTGGATCCTGATGCTCGCATCGAGGACCTCCCCGTCGGTGCCCAGCAGCGCGTGGAGATCATCAAGGCGCTTTCTCGTGACGCACGGGTGCTCATCCTCGATGAGCCCACCGCCGTGCTGACCCCGCAGGAGACCGACGAACTGATCAGCATCATGGGCCAGCTACGGGACTCCGGCACCTCCATCGTCTTCATCACGCACAAGCTGCGTGAGGTGCGTGCCGTGGCGGATCGCATCACCGTGATTCGACGCGGCGCTGTGGTGGGGGAGACCACCCCCGAGTCCACGGAGACCGAGCTTGCGGGACTGATGGTGGGCCGCGAGGTCAACCTCACGACCGCCAAAGAGCCCGGAGTACCGGGTGAGGTCGGTTTCGCGGTCCAGGGTCTGACCGTGCTCAGCCCGATGGACAAGGTCGTGGTCGACAATGTCGACCTGGAGGTGCGACGCGGGGAGATCCTCGTGATCGCCGGCGTCGACGGCAACGGCCAGAGCGAACTCGCCCAGGCCATCCTCGGCATCCGCGAACCAGTCGCGGGCCGGATCCTGCTCGATGATCAGGACCTGGCGCCGCTCAGCGTCAAGCAGCGCCTGGCCGCAGGACTGGGCTTCGTGCCCGAGGATCGCAGCACCGACGGCGTGATCGGGGCCTTCACCGTCACCGAGAACTATGTGCTGGACACCTATGACACGGCTCCCTACGCCGGAGGCCCAGGCAACGTCGCCCTTCGCCTGCCAGTGATGCGCAAGGCCGCGCAGACCCAGGCGGAACGCTTCGACGTACGCATGGGCAGCGTGGACGACCCGATCTCCACGCTCTCCGGCGGCAACCAGCAGAAGGTCGTTCTGGCCCGGGAGATGAGCCGCGACCTTCGCCTGTTCGTGGCCAGCCAGCCCACCCGAGGGCTCGACGTCGGCTCCATCGAATTCGTGCACCGCACAGTCATCGAGGAGCGGGACAAGGGCACTCCCTGTGTGATCGTCTCCACCGAGCTCGACGAGGCGCTGAACCTCGCCGACCGGATCGCGGTGATGTACCGCGGCCGCATCGTGGGAATCGTCCCGGCGACCACCAGCCGAGACGTGCTGGGCCTGATGATGGCCGGAGTCCCCCTCGAAGAGGCCAAACAGCAGGCCGCCACCCACCACACCACGCTGTCCGAGGCCGATGAGATGGCCGAAGCAGAGGAGAACAAGTGA
- a CDS encoding BMP family lipoprotein, with protein MKRSFKTSGAFAVTAAAALVLSSCGEAPEEESDNGEAAASEETDYKACVVSDEGGWDDRSFNQSAYEGLQMAIDEMNIQHAEAQSTAESEYAPNVDTMVQQDCDVVFGVGFLLEEGLRLAAESNEDTNFALIDSYFNEEELEGELENGKPLVFNTGEAAYLAGYVAAATTETGTVGTWGGIQIPSVTVFMDGFADGVTRYNDDNDGDVELVGWDKEEQSGTFSGDFSDQTQGGEVTEQLLSQGADIVMPVAGNAGVGAGPVLEDADAKMIWVDSDGYESTDFPDIMLTSVMKEIGQSVYATIEEGVAGEFTSEPYVGTLENEGVGLAPFHDFEDEVPSEVQDAIEQLRQEIIDGETVIESENAPS; from the coding sequence ATGAAGAGGTCCTTCAAGACCAGCGGCGCGTTCGCCGTCACCGCAGCCGCCGCACTCGTTCTGTCGTCCTGCGGCGAAGCACCCGAGGAAGAGTCGGACAACGGCGAGGCCGCGGCCTCCGAGGAGACTGACTACAAGGCCTGTGTGGTCTCCGATGAAGGTGGCTGGGACGATCGTTCCTTCAACCAGTCAGCCTATGAGGGTCTGCAGATGGCCATCGATGAGATGAACATCCAGCACGCCGAGGCTCAGTCCACTGCCGAATCCGAATACGCACCCAACGTCGACACCATGGTCCAGCAGGACTGCGACGTCGTCTTCGGCGTCGGCTTCCTGCTCGAAGAGGGCCTGCGCCTCGCGGCTGAGAGCAACGAGGACACCAACTTCGCGCTGATCGACTCTTACTTCAATGAGGAAGAGCTCGAGGGTGAGCTGGAGAACGGCAAGCCGCTGGTGTTCAACACCGGTGAGGCCGCCTACCTTGCAGGCTACGTCGCCGCCGCCACGACCGAGACCGGAACTGTCGGCACCTGGGGCGGTATCCAGATCCCCTCAGTGACCGTGTTCATGGACGGCTTTGCCGATGGTGTGACTCGATACAACGACGACAACGACGGCGACGTCGAGCTCGTCGGCTGGGACAAGGAAGAGCAGTCGGGCACCTTCTCCGGCGACTTCAGCGATCAGACCCAGGGCGGCGAGGTCACCGAACAGCTGCTCAGCCAGGGCGCGGACATCGTCATGCCCGTGGCCGGCAACGCGGGCGTCGGGGCAGGACCAGTTCTGGAAGACGCCGATGCCAAGATGATCTGGGTCGACTCCGATGGCTACGAGTCCACTGACTTCCCGGACATCATGCTGACCTCGGTGATGAAGGAGATCGGCCAGTCGGTGTACGCCACCATCGAAGAGGGCGTCGCCGGAGAGTTCACCAGCGAGCCCTATGTCGGCACCCTGGAGAACGAGGGCGTCGGCCTGGCACCCTTCCACGATTTCGAGGACGAGGTGCCCTCCGAGGTGCAGGACGCGATCGAGCAGCTCCGCCAGGAGATCATCGATGGCGAGACCGTCATCGAGTCCGAGAACGCCCCTTCCTGA
- a CDS encoding sodium:solute symporter family protein — MTETQFWTFFFIILTFGIYIIIAWRSRVKETKEFYVASQGVPTLANGAAIAADWMSAASFIGMAGLIAFLGSDGSVYLMGWTGGYVLLALLLAPYLRKWGKFTVPEFVGDRYSESVRLVAAICAIVVSFTYVVGQMAGGGIVFSRFLGLSIEWGVVLVAVVIFFYAVLGGMKGITYTQVAQYTVLIIAYLIPAFAVAYQTTGIPIPQISYGQILAELDALSAEFGLAAFTEAFAGRAGGQVDVFLVTLSLMLGTAGLPHVIIRFYTTKTVRGARYSAFWALFFISLLYLTAPAVGAFTKLNLLQGVQGQSPDTLPDWINTWGATGLVTVNQDAETIQSVSNIATSGADLIVNNDILVLASPEIGGLPAPIVGLMAAGGMAAAMSTAAGLLLVISSAASHDLYFRVIKKTGASDKEQMLVGRIAMAVAILVAIWAGINPPAFVAQVVAFAFGLAASTFFPILILGIFWKKANGPGATAGMLSGLVFTATYMIYTLEVFGTGANDHILNVSPEGIGAVGAAVNFIVTVVVSKLTAPPSQVVQEMVEEIRYPQTRAAVRS, encoded by the coding sequence GTGACTGAGACCCAGTTCTGGACCTTCTTCTTCATCATCCTGACCTTCGGGATCTACATCATCATCGCGTGGCGCTCCCGGGTGAAGGAGACCAAGGAGTTCTACGTCGCCTCTCAGGGCGTGCCCACGCTCGCCAACGGCGCGGCCATCGCCGCCGACTGGATGAGTGCTGCGAGCTTCATCGGCATGGCCGGGCTGATCGCGTTCCTCGGATCGGACGGCTCGGTCTACCTCATGGGCTGGACCGGCGGCTACGTTCTGCTTGCACTGCTGCTGGCCCCCTACCTGCGCAAATGGGGCAAGTTCACGGTGCCCGAGTTCGTCGGGGATCGCTATTCGGAGTCGGTGCGCCTGGTCGCCGCGATCTGCGCGATCGTCGTCTCCTTCACCTACGTCGTCGGCCAGATGGCCGGTGGCGGCATCGTCTTCAGCCGCTTCCTGGGCCTGTCCATCGAGTGGGGCGTCGTGCTGGTCGCCGTCGTCATCTTCTTCTATGCAGTGCTCGGCGGCATGAAGGGCATCACCTACACCCAGGTGGCGCAGTACACCGTGCTCATCATCGCCTACCTGATCCCCGCGTTCGCCGTGGCCTACCAGACCACCGGCATTCCGATTCCGCAGATCTCCTACGGGCAGATTCTCGCTGAGCTGGACGCACTCAGTGCGGAGTTCGGACTGGCCGCCTTCACGGAGGCCTTCGCAGGGCGCGCCGGCGGTCAGGTCGACGTCTTCCTGGTGACGCTGTCGCTGATGCTCGGCACGGCCGGCCTACCGCACGTGATCATCCGCTTCTACACGACCAAGACGGTCCGCGGCGCTCGCTACTCGGCGTTCTGGGCGCTGTTCTTCATCTCGCTGCTCTACCTCACGGCTCCCGCAGTGGGCGCCTTCACCAAGCTGAACCTGCTCCAGGGCGTCCAGGGGCAGAGCCCCGACACCCTTCCGGACTGGATCAACACCTGGGGAGCCACAGGGCTGGTGACGGTCAACCAGGATGCGGAGACGATCCAGTCGGTCTCCAACATCGCAACCTCCGGTGCAGACCTGATCGTCAACAACGACATCCTGGTCCTCGCTTCCCCCGAGATCGGCGGCCTCCCCGCCCCGATCGTCGGCCTGATGGCTGCAGGCGGCATGGCGGCAGCCATGTCCACCGCGGCCGGCCTGTTGCTGGTCATCTCCTCGGCCGCTTCCCATGACCTGTACTTCCGGGTCATCAAGAAGACCGGGGCCTCCGACAAGGAGCAGATGCTCGTCGGGCGCATCGCCATGGCAGTGGCGATCCTGGTGGCCATCTGGGCCGGCATCAACCCGCCGGCCTTCGTGGCTCAGGTGGTCGCTTTCGCCTTCGGACTCGCCGCATCCACCTTCTTCCCGATCCTGATACTGGGCATCTTCTGGAAGAAGGCGAACGGCCCCGGAGCGACGGCAGGCATGCTCAGCGGTCTGGTGTTCACCGCGACCTACATGATCTACACGCTGGAGGTCTTCGGCACCGGCGCGAACGATCACATCCTCAACGTCTCCCCCGAAGGGATCGGCGCTGTGGGTGCTGCGGTGAACTTCATCGTCACCGTGGTGGTCTCCAAGCTGACCGCCCCACCGAGCCAGGTGGTCCAGGAGATGGTCGAAGAGATCCGCTACCCGCAGACACGAGCTGCCGTGCGGTCCTGA
- a CDS encoding sodium/solute symporter: MTSTAVVTLAAVLVIVLGVSFLSRPRGPSTVDFYLAGQRVGVMTNSWAICGDYLSAASFLGVAAAVYVSGLDGAWYAVGFAAGFVPVLLLIAAPLRRFGEFSLADFLGRRMDSDPVRLASVGVVQLVILCYLVPQSVGGGITWELLVGQGLLGLSPYATGVLLSTAVVAVVVAFGGMRGTTWNQAVQFLLLFAALVWLAVVVTADGFRYGDAVHSLSQAPLANPTLGGPEGQDWVLTEETNQMHPGEPALFGEPGARYGPLGQVALVVTLGLGTAGLPHVMNRYFTSPTGKAARTTTVWVLMLIGAFYAMAIMLGTAARDIIPDAVAGRPWLEELTVNGVLHTPEHALPVLGRIYGEQSGLGLIAAAALIAAMSTVAGLLLASAATWGHDVYERHINPKATQRQAVWAGRITTLLGAALAAGLAIALRPEAFAPAMPSLVATMVTWAFAVAGSALTPVLVLAIWWHRTTAAGALAGLLTGAGLSVSMFLTAGLIDTTWLRELLAAPTLVVAPITVAVVVLVSRRTSAPAGVQAHWVQMHGTAADRRAERMARLTRGGMDAR; this comes from the coding sequence GTGACCTCCACAGCAGTGGTGACCTTGGCTGCTGTCCTGGTGATCGTGCTCGGGGTCTCCTTCCTCAGTCGCCCGCGCGGCCCGTCCACGGTGGACTTCTACCTCGCCGGGCAGCGTGTGGGGGTGATGACGAACTCCTGGGCGATCTGCGGCGACTATCTCTCCGCGGCCTCGTTCCTCGGCGTCGCCGCCGCCGTCTATGTCTCAGGTCTGGATGGCGCCTGGTATGCGGTGGGGTTCGCCGCCGGATTTGTTCCGGTGCTGCTGCTGATCGCCGCCCCGCTGCGCCGGTTCGGGGAGTTCTCGCTGGCGGACTTCCTGGGCCGTCGGATGGACTCTGATCCGGTGCGTCTGGCCTCGGTGGGGGTCGTGCAGCTGGTCATCCTCTGCTATCTCGTCCCGCAGTCCGTGGGCGGGGGGATCACCTGGGAGCTGCTCGTCGGACAGGGGCTGCTCGGGCTCTCGCCCTATGCGACCGGAGTGCTGCTCTCCACGGCGGTGGTCGCCGTCGTCGTCGCCTTCGGCGGCATGCGCGGGACCACCTGGAATCAGGCGGTCCAGTTCCTGCTGCTCTTCGCCGCGCTGGTCTGGCTGGCCGTGGTGGTGACCGCAGACGGCTTCCGCTATGGCGATGCCGTGCACAGTCTCAGCCAGGCGCCGCTGGCCAACCCCACGCTCGGCGGGCCCGAGGGCCAGGACTGGGTGCTCACCGAGGAGACCAATCAGATGCACCCCGGAGAGCCCGCGCTCTTCGGGGAGCCGGGGGCGCGCTACGGCCCCCTGGGTCAGGTGGCGCTGGTGGTGACCCTGGGTCTCGGCACCGCAGGACTGCCGCATGTGATGAATCGATACTTCACCTCGCCCACCGGCAAGGCTGCCCGCACCACCACGGTCTGGGTGCTGATGCTTATCGGTGCCTTCTACGCCATGGCGATCATGCTCGGCACCGCCGCGCGGGACATCATCCCCGACGCCGTCGCCGGCCGGCCCTGGCTCGAGGAGCTCACCGTCAACGGCGTGCTGCACACACCAGAACATGCGCTGCCGGTGCTGGGACGCATCTACGGGGAGCAGTCCGGACTCGGCCTGATCGCCGCCGCCGCGCTGATCGCCGCCATGTCCACCGTCGCGGGGCTGCTGCTCGCCTCGGCGGCGACCTGGGGCCACGACGTCTATGAGCGCCACATCAATCCCAAGGCCACTCAGCGCCAGGCCGTCTGGGCAGGGCGGATCACCACGCTGCTCGGCGCCGCCCTCGCGGCGGGCCTGGCCATCGCGCTGCGTCCCGAGGCCTTCGCCCCGGCCATGCCCTCGCTGGTCGCCACCATGGTGACCTGGGCCTTCGCCGTCGCAGGGTCCGCTCTGACGCCGGTGCTGGTGCTGGCGATCTGGTGGCACAGGACGACGGCGGCCGGGGCGCTCGCCGGTCTGCTCACGGGCGCGGGGCTTTCGGTGAGCATGTTCCTCACTGCGGGCCTGATTGACACCACCTGGCTGCGCGAGCTGCTTGCCGCGCCCACCTTGGTGGTGGCCCCGATCACCGTGGCGGTCGTGGTGCTGGTCTCGCGGCGCACCAGCGCGCCGGCGGGTGTGCAGGCACACTGGGTGCAGATGCACGGGACCGCCGCGGATCGCCGCGCGGAACGCATGGCCCGACTGACGCGAGGGGGAATGGATGCGCGGTAG